The following is a genomic window from Sulfuricella sp..
TTCGTCAGCCATGATGGAGACCCCCCGCCAAGAAAAACATCAGTCTTCCCGGCCCGTTGTGCCGTTAACCCAGATAATCCATTTGGGCGTAGGTCGGGCTTCAGCCCGACATGTCGGGTTAAAACCCGACCTACAACTCTTTGATTTTCCGATACCCAAACGGCTAATGAACTAGCTGGGTTAATACTCGTGAGCTAGCTGCTCGACTCCTGTCGTTCGCTGGTGCCGAAACTATAGGTTTTCTTCCCGCCAAACAGGCTGAGCGGCACCAGCGCATCACCCACCATCCAGTAATCAGCGGCGCCGCTGGATTTCATTTCGACCGCGGCAGCATGCACACAGTTGGTGTCACGCTTGAAATCGCCGGGCAGGGCAGAATAGCCATAACCGGAAGGATGAAACTCATAACGGTCCTTGAACCAGACGTGAACCATGCCACTCGCGCTATCCACTTCATATTGCAGGATGTCAATCGCGCCCAGCGCATACTGAAAATCCTCAACGTCATAGTGATATTGCTCGATCTTGAGCGACCCCGACAGCGGCGAGGATGTCATTGCCCCGGCGATGGCGCCCTGCACGCCCACATCCCGGCGGACAATATCGGCGATATCCACAGGAAGGTCCACTCCTCCACCAGTCAGGAAGTGATCCAGGTGTTTTTGTGCCAAAGGCCAATCGCTCATCTCATGATCGCGCGCCAATGACAGCACCTTGGCTGGCGAATAAAAGGAACAGGCAAAACCCATGGGAGTAAAGGCGCTCGAATCCTTTTGCACATCCGCCCATTTACCTGTTGGCAGGTGATCATGACTGATGCCTGGCGTAAATACGGTTGCCGGGAAACTTGCCTCGGGGCCCGGAGGGGCGCTTGCCTGACGCATGATGGCGGCGTCACCGCCTTGCTGCTGCACCACATGCGTGAGCTCGTGGGCCAGCAGGTGCTTGCCTTCTTCGGTCTGCGCCTGGTATTCGCCCGCGCCGAACACGATATCCTTGCCCAGCGTATAGGCGCGGGCGTTGAGCGCGCGGGCGGATTCGGCCGCCGCCGCGCCGGTGTGCACCCGCACGGCGCGGAACGCCATGCCGAACCTCGGCTCGAAGAAATCCCGCGCTACCGCATCGAGCGGCTGCCCCGGGCCGAGGACGGAAACGACATCCTCTCCGGCCGCCGGCGCAGCGCTTTCCGGGCTGCTGCCTTTCCTCCGGATTTCGCGCTTTTCCTCTTCCTCGCAGGCGCTGCATTTCAACTGGACCATCGCCCCGGGCGTGGCCGTAATAGCGTTGGCGATGGTGTCGGCCTCGCGCTCGGCCGCATCGCCCGGCTGGCTTACCCTGAGCTTGGCCTGGACGCCGCGCAGCGCATTCCGCACCCGGAAACGCTGGTTGTATCCAGTTGGCGCGCCCCCGGTCGTGACGGGGGTGCGGTTTGCCGTGCAGTGCAGGTCAGCCATGGTGCAAGTCCTCGCGCAAAAAACGCCTGGCCGCTCAGCGCAGGGTCAGTTTGAGCTCAGCCGCCTTGACCAGCTGCTTGGCCGTGGCAGCATCGATATTGGCACGGTTGAAGGTCGCCGTGTCGGCCCTGGCCAGGTCCGCCAAGGTCAGGACGCCCGCCTCGGTCAGGCGCTTGGCGGTGTCGGCATCGACCTCGGGCAGGGCGCGCACCGGCTGCGCCCTGACCAGCTCGGTCAGTATTTCCTTCTGCCGGACGACCAGGGTTTCCATCTCGCCGCGCATGCCCGCCACGGCGCCGGAAAGCTCGCTGCGCTGGGCCTGAAGCCCGGCGAGCTCGACCTTGAGCGCGCCGACTTCCTGCTGCATCTGGCCCTTGTGCTTTTCCAGCGCCTCCAGTTCCTCGCGGCTGCTCCCCAGATTGGCCATCTCGGCCCGGCGCGCCTCCACCCTGGCGTATTCCGCGTTGACCTCCGCAAGATCGCGCAGCGCCGCCTTGCGCCGCTCGTAACTGTCGATCTCGGCCATGGCCTCCGGCGAAATGCCGGCGACGCCCTTTTCCTCGGCCAGGGTATAGAACATGACCTTGCCGTCCTGCTCATACAGCGTGACTCTGGCGTCCGGCGGCAGATGCACCGGGGCCTGGCGGTAGGCGGCAAATTTGCCTGCGTCCTGCATGCGGTCATAGGTTTTCACCGACTCCACCTGCACGCCCTGGCGCTCCAGGCGCTGCTGCGCATCGTCGACATCGGTTTCGAGCACCTGGGTGCGGTCCAGGCCCGGCTGGGTAATGGCGCTTGCCTCGACCCGGTTCAGTATCGAATCCCTGGCCAGCAGTTTGTAGACATTGAGGTTCTTCTTCTCGGCGCTCCACAGGGTCTTGAAATCGGCGCCCTGGAACATCTGGATGCCCTTGCGCAGCACGCTGCTTTCGACCTGATTGCCGGTCTTGGCATAGGCATGGGTATAACTGCCGATGGCATGTTTCTGATAGAGCTTGTCGAACAGGTCGGGAAACACCAGGCAGCACAGCTCCTCCACGCCTTTCTTCAGCAAGGGGGCGACCGGCACCAGCGACAGCCAGTAGGACATGGCCGGGAAGCTCTTGACGTATTTGCGCTTGGCGAAATTGCACACCTTGTAGATCCTGTTTTCGCGTACCTCGATACCGGCGAGGTAGAGCCTGTCGTCGTCCTCGCACTCCGGGCACTTGATCAGCAGGTGGTGGCAGAAGCAGTCCTTGAGGTATTGCAGCAGGCTGCCGGACAGCCCCCAGAATGCCGCCAGCGCCTCGCCACGATACCCTTCCAGCTTGTCGAGAAAGTCCTGGCTGGTTTCAAGCTCATCGCCGGGAATCACGCTGATGGTGTTGCTGAGGCCGTTGAGCGCATAAACCCGGTCGCTCGGCGCATTGACGGCGATGGACACCGGCGAGATCTGCAGCGGATGGCGCAGGGTGGAGGTCTGGCCGTTGGCGAGGTTGAACAATTGCAGGCGATAGCCGTCTTCCAGGCTCGCCAGCAGACGGCTGGAAGGCATGTGCCAGGCCAGGCGCACGATAGTTTTTTCCACCAGCAGATTGTGGAACGGGATGCTTTCCAGGGCGTTCTCGGAAAAGTCATAGACCAGGATGTGCTTGTTCTCGTCCTTGTTGTCCCAGGGATTGGTGACCACGCACAGCATGGCGCCAGCGCCGGAATCCTTGGCGGGGACCAGCAGCACATCGTCGCTGCCATAAACGACCGCGCCGGTATCGGGCCGCGTCAGGGCCCGGGAAAACTGCGGTGCAAGATTGCTGCCGGCGACGTCCAGCTTCATGCCGACCACGCGGTTGTAAATCCCGCCCACGGCAGTGCCCGAACTCGCAGTGGCGACGGCGCGCTGCGAGGCGAGGTCGATGCTGACATGGCCGCAGGCGTTGAACTGGTACCTCGGCTCCGGGCGCCCGGTTTCGCTCAGGATCGCATCAGTCTTGAAGGCAAACAGGCCAGCGCCCATGCCGATCATCCACAGCTCGTCGCCCTTGGCGGAGAACGCCAGACTGGACATCTTCAACCCGCACAATACGCGCACCGGCCGCCAGGCGTATTTGCCCTCGCCTTCAATATCCGCCATGCCGATCACGGTGTCGCCGCTGGCCAGGCTGGCGATGGCGACCAGCAGCTTGCCCTCGGGGTGAACCGCCACATCCACCACCCGCGCGCCTTCTCCGGCCGGCATTTCGATGATCTGGGTCATTTCCTCCTTTTCCAGATTGAATTCATGGATGGTGTTGTTGGCGGCGCCGCAGGTGAAGGCCTGCCTGCCTTCCGGCGCGAGGCGCAGGCGGGTGTGCCAGCCCTTGGCGAAAATGGTGGAGAGCCTGGTTTCTGGGAAGGGATAATCCGGAAACACGTCGCCCTCGAACATGGCGCAGAAGGTCTTGCTGCGCAGCAGCTCCTGCAGGCGCAGGTAGAATTTCCGGAGGATTTCGTGCTCCTTGTGCGAAAGGAACACATAGCGGCCGTTGTCGTAATTGAAGATCTGGATGGCCAGGTTCAGCAAGGTGATCCAGCGGCGCAGGGTGGGGCCCACCAGGGCATTCTTCTCCTCGGGGTCGGCGCTCAGCTCGTCCTGCAAAGCCTCCACCAGGTCCTTGACGCAGTGCTGGTAGAAATCCATCAGCAGGGTGCCGTCGAGCAGGGCCTCCCAGTTGTTCTCCTTCTTGGGGTCGTATTTCTCGACCTTGAATTCGACCTCGCCATCGGCGCCACGGGCCACCGTCAGCGCGACGCTGCCCTCGCCGTTTTTCAGGATGGCTTTGGCGGGGCTGGCGCTATCGTGCGCCTCGACCAGGGCGAGAAGATCGAAACTGTCCGGCCCTTCCATGACCACGTCGTGGCCATCGCAATCGATGGCGTAACCCTTGCGCACCGACACCTTGCGGCGGCGGCCTTCGTCCTCGCCAGCATCGGGAAGCGTGTCAGGACCGCATTCCACCTGCAGGCCGCAGACAATGCCCCAGCCGTGCAGATGCTTGTTGTGGAAGCGCAGATCGCGCTGCTGGCACAGCCAGTCCAGCGCCTCCTGCACGTTCTCGGCGGGGGTTTCCTTGCAGCCGGTGTTTTCATAGCCCACATTTTCGGCCCACAGATCGGCCAGGGGCGGAAACTCGAAGCGGCGGCGCGCCTGGTCGCTGGCAAAATCCTGCACCTGGCCGCCGGCATCCACGCCGGCCAGCCACAGATAGTGATGCACGATGCCCTCTGGCGCGGCACCGTCGAGCAGGACATCGCCCGGCTGGTGCACCGCCTCGCGCACGGCCGCGAGCCAGTAATCTCCGGCGACGAAGGCCCGGCTGCCGAGCTCCAGCGCCAGCGCCATCGACATCAGGTTGAGCTCGAGCCCGGCGCCCAGCGCCACGTGGCCGTGGGCCTCCTCTCCCAGCCCGGTGGAGAGGGAAACGCCCTTGTCCTTGCCTTCCGTGAACGACCATGCCCCGCCGCTGGAACGTGCCAGCACGCAGTAGCCGTCCCAGCGCCGCACCCAGGGACAGCCCGCGGGCGCGGCCGCCGGATAGGGCGCAAGCAGCTGGCCCCGGCTGGCGCTGAAGCCGGTGGCCAGATGCACGCCGGGATTCTGTTCGCAGGCAAGGTTGAAAAATTCGTAGATCCAGCCGCCCTGATCGAAGTCCATGGGCAGCTGGCCGGTCTTGTGCTGCTCGGCGCCATTCTCGCCCGACCACTTGAGGGTCAGCTCGCCGCTGCCGTCGTTATTTCCCTGCCAGTCGTGCACCTCGACGCGGAACAGGTAATTGCCCACGCGCGCATCGAGGGCCACCTCGCTGGCGCAGGGGTCGCACGGGTCGGCGGCGGAGGTCGAACGCCACAGGGCCAGGGTGAGCGGCGCATTGCCGTGCGGCGGATTGACCGCCGGGTCGGCAGGATCGACCCCGGCCGGGCACCATTTCACCTGCAGCATGGTGCGCGTGCGGGTGCAGGTATCCGCACCGTGCAGGCCGGGGTCCAGCAGTTCGCCATCTTCGAGCGCGAGCACCGGGCGCTCCCACACATCGGCATACAGCACGTAGCCGCTCGGCGCCGAGCCACCGCTCAAGGGCAGCGCCTGCGCCTGGCTGAAATCCGGCTGCGCGGCAAAATCGAGCGCCGCCGTACCGGGCAATTCGGCATGAATGCCGTCCACGTAGAGATGGCCCGGTTGCAGCCTGAAGTTATCCAGCACCGCGAGCCCCCGGTCGCGCGGCGCACCGCTGCCGATGGCGTCGCGAATGGCCTCGTCGACGCGCGTTTTCATCACGTCCATCAGCTCGTTCCAGTCGGCATCGGTGAGCATGCGCCCCTGTTGCTGATAGACGCCGGAATAAC
Proteins encoded in this region:
- a CDS encoding DUF4157 domain-containing protein, encoding MADLHCTANRTPVTTGGAPTGYNQRFRVRNALRGVQAKLRVSQPGDAAEREADTIANAITATPGAMVQLKCSACEEEEKREIRRKGSSPESAAPAAGEDVVSVLGPGQPLDAVARDFFEPRFGMAFRAVRVHTGAAAAESARALNARAYTLGKDIVFGAGEYQAQTEEGKHLLAHELTHVVQQQGGDAAIMRQASAPPGPEASFPATVFTPGISHDHLPTGKWADVQKDSSAFTPMGFACSFYSPAKVLSLARDHEMSDWPLAQKHLDHFLTGGGVDLPVDIADIVRRDVGVQGAIAGAMTSSPLSGSLKIEQYHYDVEDFQYALGAIDILQYEVDSASGMVHVWFKDRYEFHPSGYGYSALPGDFKRDTNCVHAAAVEMKSSGAADYWMVGDALVPLSLFGGKKTYSFGTSERQESSS
- a CDS encoding DUF6519 domain-containing protein; protein product: MKTQISRNTFKPGQRYSGVYQQQGRMLTDADWNELMDVMKTRVDEAIRDAIGSGAPRDRGLAVLDNFRLQPGHLYVDGIHAELPGTAALDFAAQPDFSQAQALPLSGGSAPSGYVLYADVWERPVLALEDGELLDPGLHGADTCTRTRTMLQVKWCPAGVDPADPAVNPPHGNAPLTLALWRSTSAADPCDPCASEVALDARVGNYLFRVEVHDWQGNNDGSGELTLKWSGENGAEQHKTGQLPMDFDQGGWIYEFFNLACEQNPGVHLATGFSASRGQLLAPYPAAAPAGCPWVRRWDGYCVLARSSGGAWSFTEGKDKGVSLSTGLGEEAHGHVALGAGLELNLMSMALALELGSRAFVAGDYWLAAVREAVHQPGDVLLDGAAPEGIVHHYLWLAGVDAGGQVQDFASDQARRRFEFPPLADLWAENVGYENTGCKETPAENVQEALDWLCQQRDLRFHNKHLHGWGIVCGLQVECGPDTLPDAGEDEGRRRKVSVRKGYAIDCDGHDVVMEGPDSFDLLALVEAHDSASPAKAILKNGEGSVALTVARGADGEVEFKVEKYDPKKENNWEALLDGTLLMDFYQHCVKDLVEALQDELSADPEEKNALVGPTLRRWITLLNLAIQIFNYDNGRYVFLSHKEHEILRKFYLRLQELLRSKTFCAMFEGDVFPDYPFPETRLSTIFAKGWHTRLRLAPEGRQAFTCGAANNTIHEFNLEKEEMTQIIEMPAGEGARVVDVAVHPEGKLLVAIASLASGDTVIGMADIEGEGKYAWRPVRVLCGLKMSSLAFSAKGDELWMIGMGAGLFAFKTDAILSETGRPEPRYQFNACGHVSIDLASQRAVATASSGTAVGGIYNRVVGMKLDVAGSNLAPQFSRALTRPDTGAVVYGSDDVLLVPAKDSGAGAMLCVVTNPWDNKDENKHILVYDFSENALESIPFHNLLVEKTIVRLAWHMPSSRLLASLEDGYRLQLFNLANGQTSTLRHPLQISPVSIAVNAPSDRVYALNGLSNTISVIPGDELETSQDFLDKLEGYRGEALAAFWGLSGSLLQYLKDCFCHHLLIKCPECEDDDRLYLAGIEVRENRIYKVCNFAKRKYVKSFPAMSYWLSLVPVAPLLKKGVEELCCLVFPDLFDKLYQKHAIGSYTHAYAKTGNQVESSVLRKGIQMFQGADFKTLWSAEKKNLNVYKLLARDSILNRVEASAITQPGLDRTQVLETDVDDAQQRLERQGVQVESVKTYDRMQDAGKFAAYRQAPVHLPPDARVTLYEQDGKVMFYTLAEEKGVAGISPEAMAEIDSYERRKAALRDLAEVNAEYARVEARRAEMANLGSSREELEALEKHKGQMQQEVGALKVELAGLQAQRSELSGAVAGMRGEMETLVVRQKEILTELVRAQPVRALPEVDADTAKRLTEAGVLTLADLARADTATFNRANIDAATAKQLVKAAELKLTLR